The DNA region CCCACCCGTGCTTTACCAGGGTTTCACAAGTCATGATGCCAGTCTAGAAAGGAGCACGGATGGGAACCATCCCATGGTGTGTTGGGATCCATTTCTACAGGGAACCCAGCACTCCAAGGAGGTCAGGTGatgctgtgtgccaggagtgccaagcagcagagagggcagctcaagcctcagcagggctcaggcccagaggcacagcaattacctcctgtgaatgtgcctggcatcgcctcccttccggcagcagaggctgccaatgagcccctgcttcctctgggaaaCTGAGACATCGGCACAGCCTCTACTTCCatctctgcaggaaggaaaagggagaacagGATCAGGTGGGGCTGTTCCCAATGggaaggtggcatcttcaggagccAATGCTGGTCAAAGACATTAATAACATTCAGGAAGTCATCCAAGCCTTGGAGTGGGGCCAGGGCTCTCCCTTCTGCAAACCACCACCCCTCCTGATCTACCCAGAGATCTGCCAGGCAATTTCAGGTGATCTTAAGGCATGTCCGGCCCCTGGTGAATTTgggctccctggcagctgatgccaaatgccttcctgcagaggctggggagaagctgcagcaaggccaggctggggaacagccccgCAGGGCGTGGAAGCGGCAGTggggcagcgaggctgccatggatcccttcccgctGTGCTTGGCACGgtgtgtccagatgtgcagccaaagcccccggctgctgagccccaggacaaggctgagggaaatgcacccaccacgctGGCTGTCCAGATCACTCAGCTTCTTGTCCACATGATTGGATGCCTCTAGAACCTTACTGGCTCCTCTAGGTTTGTTCCTCCCTCTCGGAGGACCTTAAGAgatgaatttgcattttccctgagatggatcccacaaaagcagggctcagcctgtggggtcagcagggacacactactcacccctgcgacGGGAGCTGggctttacagcagcaagcaggaaaggagcttgaaatgtcctccctgcagacacccctgtaacccaacagccacagaagcttctgtcacCTGGTTCCTGCCAGGTTGTCAATGATTATTCTCTGAGGGGATCATGGACAACATACCGGCAGGAGGCTTAAGAGGCTGCAAATCTTCATGGAGTTGAGCTGCTGGAGAACCCTTCCTAGCACGCTCAtctagaggggagcaaagaccagacccatttccatggtgtgctgggatccccttcATGCCTtagggagctgggcactgccaaggGGTTTGGGTAAGGCCGTGGGAGCCAGATgtcaatggacaaggccaaagctaCACAGGGGCctggggtgctcagggctggctcctggtcactctcctccctctttgcaggccctgtgacacatccctgccGAGGAAAAACAGGGCCAACCCCAGGCCCGTGggggctctctccctcccccagaagAAATACAccctaaaggcctggggaaaaccatccccagcgcttcccagggagcagggagcgctgtcccgggaaaggggagccaggctgccggctcacctgctccctgcacgtACAGcagaccagcctgggcagccctggcaggcagggccacggccaggaggagcagcaggaagaggcgcagagcaagggccatggtgccttgccctctgccagtcccgcagctcttgctgccaccgctgtcctgacaccgctgtcccaatgtcagcaacCGTTGTTAAGGACTGAGGAGCTGGATATTTTGATTCTGTAGAaccacagggctctgtgacctcagagcctgctgtgacctcagaatcctgctgtgacctcatggcctgggtggggatggacctcagcactggaattttccttcctggggagggagctcctcctgcctggcagttGTGTCCAAGGGCTTGGCCTGTCCCCCCAATTcaagctcactgctctgtgttctgggcactggcacaggagatCACATCCAAGGATTTCTGACCTCCTCAGGCACTgtcagccacagcccaggatgctgaggAGTCAGTGGTCTCTGGCTGGAGACAAGTGCCACATTCCTACctttcagcagcttcccagcgGGAACTTCGGTACCTTGGGGGGCCCATGGCTAACACAGCCCTTTGGTTTCATCgaaggctctgcttcctcttgtAGTCCTGAAAGGACACAGTCAGTCAataaaacagggaggaaaaccacCCAACCTCTTCAATGCTTTGATATGCCAAAGGAAACCTTGAGGAGCACGCGGTGggtctgtgcaggctgagcaagcCAGAGGCCTCCCATGACGGAGTGGCTGCCTCAGGGACGCGGTGCCAGAGTTCTTCAGCCgggcctgctcccagcactgtcaccaggAGGGCGCCGCCCCCAAACAGCCACACAATTCGGGGTGCGGCTGTAGGGCACAACTGCTCTATGGCACAGGTGGAATGCATcgggggcagggacaaggaacaagGAGAGGCCTTCTGTATCATTCCCAAAGGTGTTTATTCCCAGGAAGGTCAGGGACTGAAAGACACAAATCCAGGCTGTAGAAGGGGTTTTTCAACAGGGGAGCTTCAAGGGCAGGGTACAGAACTTTAACCAATTGGGAGAAACCTGGGGAGAAGCATAAGGCAGGGAATACAATGCTTAAACTAATTGGGAATTACAGGGGAGGGGAACAGTTTAAACAACCCAATGGGATCTTGAGGGTTACAATAATGACAGGAAAGTTTCTGGaaaaaggggcaggagggactgacATGGTTCATCctaggaggaggaacagggcaCATTCAGGAACAAAGGTCAAGTCTTTGGGAAGatggaaaaccagggaaaaaccAACAACAGAAGTGCAAAGGAACAGTCCATTAAGGATAAAATATGCTATAGGAATACAAATTacaaggggggggggggtggttgTAGAACCGACCATTGAAACTgaattgcaaatgaaaacacaataGAAACACTCCACAACACCCCAGTGCACAAGGAAGAGCTAGAGATGCCACCACTCTTGGTGAGCTGTGGATCTGATGGAGGCACAgtttggagaaggaggaattgcCTGGCTGGTCACATCCAGGGGGTtgtggtcaatggctcagagGCCCAGTGGATGTCAGTGCTCTGTGGTCTCTCTCAGGGTGACAGCAAAACCTCCCTGGACACTGGGAACTCAGTGtcctgatggtgctgctggacaaGAGAGATGGAGGTGCCTCCCAAAAAGAACTGTTCAGATTGCCCAAGACTTTCAGACCTGCTCAGTGAATGAGCAGCTGATTGAAGTGCAAAGATACTGAGAAACCACACAATCCCTTCCATGGGAAGAAACATCTCCCCATCCAAGCCTCCCCTGTCTTTATCCAACTCCAAGAGGAACAgacatatctatatctatctatctagctAACAAAACACcttcagctttaaataaaatctcattatttATCCTTTTGCTATGAAGTAGTggttaaaagttttcttttaaagagatAGATTTAGTAAAGACATAAAATAACAGATGCTTTTAAGGTGTCGAATATGGAAAGTGCAGcgaattcctccctgactgacaTTCATTCACTCTGGCCACCCACAGGCATCAGGCGCTGGCAATTACACACTTGATACAATACCAATGGTAAGTATACAATTTCTTGAGatgtctttttcctctgaaatgaattgAACTCCAGCTTTTCAGGAAGGAATTTATTGAGGTTTACCTTTATAGTTGAACTGACTCACTAACTTTACAggaatcaaaaaagaaaagctgaaagataGTCCAGACAGAAACCTGAGACATTCATCAGAGTAGGAAGATCAGGATGGGCACCTGAAGAAAAGAACGATGAACTATTTGGTCAACTAGGCTGGTTTAGGAACCCAGTGATGGGACAGGGGCAGttcaagccctggcacaggaacctGTGCACTCCGAAAAAGATCATGTTTAAGTCATACAGATTGCAGGAATATGAATCTGGAATATGAAATCAGGAATAGGTGATTATAATTACACACTCCAATTTAGGACAACATTTAATCACTTGCAGGTACTTAAAGACTTGCTTGACTAAATGCAAACTGTTGTTTCCTGCATTAGGGATTATAACTTAAGGGCACGGTTGGGATTTCAGATCTAAGTGATTGCAAGTTGATGAAGGTCTAGAAGAGGGATTTAGATGctaaaagagcttttaaaatctgatccTAAACGAAGAAAGCATTTCCTTGATAAATATGAAACTATAAACAGGAGCAGTGTGTAAAGCTCATAGATTAGAGTCATTCTTGAATATGATCCTCTCTGGAAGAAACTGGACTTTAGCTGGAGGAAACCTGTGGCTCACCAAGCCAGATAGGGTGAATTCTCAGCAGAGATACCTGCAATTGTCAGTGCTTTCTGCAGaacacccaaatccccccattcctctccagcccttccttgcaGCATTAGCTCTTGCCAACTGCAGACCCTGCTCACAAACTCTGtgtggcagctggcaggggagaAAACTGCTCACTGGAAAGGTGACTGAAACACAGGCAGACTTTAACAGTACAGGTAACAGCAACCAAAAGACAGCCTGACTTAAGCAACAGGACAAGTGACACTCTTGCCAAGTGACAGCCAGAACCCTGTGGattcccagctgtccctccctCTCCATGCCTCAGCCAACCCATCTCTTCTCCTCACCAagcactcccagcagctcacccGAGCCACACCCATGGATGTGGGCTCCTGCAGGTCAGGAGAAGGTGATTCTCTCGCAGCAGGAGGTGTTTgggctgcctgagcagcagcgTGAGCAAGCAGAGGGAGTGGGACAAGCTGGGACAGCCAAGGCTgcgtggggcagagctgctgctgaacccTTTCCTCACCctaacacacagctctgcaccgCTTATTCACCATTTTGTGCCGGTTTGGGCCCCTTGTGTGCCACTCCGGGAACACGTGGAGTGGTGGGATTCCCTGTGTTATGGAATATGAGCACAGGCATGCAAGTCCCAGTTATCATTATGCATCTCTTAAGTCAAACTGTTTGCACCGAGAGCTGTTTCACTGGATGGGGAGGTGCAGGTGCTTTGTGGCCAACAGAGAATCTCAGAGGCTGAAAGCTGGCCTGGGCCTCTGCTAAATGTGCTACAGGGCTAAAAAAGGGGTGTAGTTCCCACATGGTCAGACCAGCACCATTCCTGAGCTTGACACTCACTTTAAATTAGcatgcaattaaaaaagaagtattaCAAATGAAGGTTGTCTTACAAGGAACATATAATTTGCATTTCTAAACTGGCACTCTTTGTTTTGATGTAACCCATGAAGTTCCTGTTCTGCAAGGCCAGTGGACATTGTTGATTGCCTTTAACCTGTTTCAAGGTGATCTTTTTATCCTTCATGGTACTTTGGAAAAGCAATTCCATAGGACAAGAACCCATCTTAAAACCTTTGGTGCCTATGCCAAGGAGAAGGTGACAGCCCTGACAAGCTGTGTGATCCCTTTTAGCACCAGGAGTTGTGTCATTCCTCCAGAGTCCCCTGACAGTCACCTTGAACTTTACATGCCCTCGCAGGGGTTTTTAAATCCTACAGGTgtttaaagaaatgcttctattttctttgaTCTTCTGCAACCATGCATGTATTAACATTCACAATGCTGCCAGAAAGACACTGGATAAAATGGTTCTTTTTAGAACTTCCTCACTTCATAAAACACTACAATAGCTAGGATGCCACAAATAACTCACTATGAATTCTTCTTATAAGCAAACAGAGGAAGTGTGAGTTTAGGAAGAGGCAAGGACTTCAGAAGgtgcaatttattaaaatactagATTTAGCGTGTAAGTAAAAATATGTCTAGACATACTGATTTTCTTTGGGTCAGTGAAAATATAAACTAGATTTTATTCCTTAGGTCAGTCTGGAACTTGGGCAGAAATGACTAACGCTTACTAACCATCGGTGAGTCCAAGTTTGGTCTGAGgttaaaagcaacaaaagcagtgGACTATTAAATTTGTGACCAACTTTCTGACTTCTGGAAGGATTTGTTTATGCCGTTGCAAAAGTGGGGTTTAGTTGGCAAGTGTTTTTTGAGATTCCCACTCTATTATTTTGTGGGTTTAGGAACGTTTCAGCTTCCCTCCTCTATCACCTGTTCTCTCAGTGAAGAAGCAATGAAGTCACAGCAAGTTTCCAACCAGCAGCCAGAAGTTGTCCTTGTGTGCTTTTCCCCAATTCCTAGGACAAGCTGAAGAGCTTTTATACAAAATGGAGAGTCAGCCATCTGATTACAGCTGGCTTGGGATGGGACCGAAGGACCAGGAAAGGCAGCGGAAAAAGTCTGTTGGAAATGGTTTCTGAAGGACGTTCAGCAATTTGTGTTGGGGCTTTCCTGAAGCATTAGCATGCTGAGTTCTGTTGTTGAGTGTCTGAGGAGTGacttcagctctctgcagaccaGCACCCTTTGGCCTGGAAGACTGCTAGATCTCCTAAAGACCCCTACCAAGAAAATGGATGAGCAGCTTCTAATTTCCCTCTGGCCAGATTTTACAAGGTGTTCTGGAGACATCTAATAAGCCCCAACCAGAGATTCTCAAACTCACCTGTGCCCCAACACTGAATTTATGGGCACTTTTTGTCAGACTCCAACCTACCTGTAGTGCTGCAGTTGTgattccagctgctggatgtgTATTTGCAGATGTGGCACCTCCTTAGCTCtcacttccagctccttcacTTTGCCAAGACTGTTCAGGACAGCGTGTCTGGCCTCTTCCACCTTCCTCCTcgtctctgcctgctccctcttCAGGTTACGGTTGCAATCTTCCAGGCTGACCAGAGCTTCCTGAGAGctcttcagctccttctccagctcctggctgaacCTGATGGCTTCTTCaatctgcccatccctggagctccgCATGAGCTCCATTTCCTCCAGGACACTTTGGAGGCACTTGGTCTGGGAGTGCTTCTGTGTTAATGGTCTCTTCCTCCCTATGAAGCAGGATCCTCCTTCTCTATGGCTGGCATGGCTCTTCCACAGTCCCACCTGTAATGACcaggagcacaaagcagggagaaaatgatGGGCTTTAATGAAGACTGAAAGTGGCTGGATTGtgctttgttggtttggttttttttttcaatcacaTCGAGCTGATCAGCAACTAACTTTGCCAAATACAGAGACAAGGAAACAATCTCTGGAAAGTAGGTTTTAATAACTAgctatgtatttaattttcaaccTACACACTTATCATATTAGTGCACAAGTTTCTGTGTAGCTTTCATGTCATTACTATGGTCTGTACTCAGGAGTCAGGCAGTCTGCTGAAAAAGATATTTACAATGAAGTTGTGTTCAGAAgaagagagcagggagcagctgggggtgctctgAAGCTCTCCTCTTTGTCGTTTTCATTCATCCTGGGACCTCTGACTAGTGACTTTGTGTTTGCTGTcgatttcctttcccttttgcagatgaaaatggTAAAGGCGTCTCTGACCTGCCTTGCTGGACATTGGGAAGACAACAGTCATCTACTGCAAGTGGAAGTGTCACAGGTGGAGCAgagttctgtcagtgctgtgttAGTATCAAATCACACCTGGTGAGACCTGCCAGAACAATGGGTccatgctgcccttccctgctctgcctgttccACGCTATTTCATGCCAGAGGAATTTAACTGCTGTTAAGTGTCTATGTGTGTCACTCGAGCCCGTACAGCAGAACCAGCAGAAACCAGCCCCGGAATTaatggggctctgcagaggagccccagaCTATTCATCAGCCTGCCTGCAGAACTGGCTCCAACTCTGAACTCTTGTGACCACACTCTGAGGAAAACATCCTTCTAATATTCCTTTCAGGCACTTCTGACTGAGACACTGCTTGTGcttgtgcaggcaggaatgcaaAAGTTCTTTCTCACTTCAGGAAAAACCCTGCACTGGTGCACATCCAGCATATGCTATCAGCACATCCTGACTGCGCGTGCAGtagaagaaacagcagcattgtACGCGTGGGTTTGTTAAGCCGTAGTCCCCTACACTGTAAACAGAGTGCTCTTCACAACTATATTTATGGTACACCGGTGCCATACATTTCTCCTTAAAGCCTCCCTGTAACCAAACTTTGCTAAAAAGTTAATGCCGACGATGAACGAGCAACTTCGGCCTCAGTCTGGCAGCGGAGGGGTTATAAACACCGACTCtccgagagcagcatctctccTGAAGCGCTCGGGGCCAGCCGAGCCGCCCCCGGGAGGCCGCTGCAGAAGCCGGCCCGGACTCACCTGCAGCGCCAGGCACCGCGCATCGCTGCTCTGCAGGGCGGCGCGCATGTCCTCCACCAGCTCCCGCAGGCTGCcgttctcctcctccagcttggCCATGCGGTCCTCGGCCTGCTCCAGCGCCACGATCTCCTCGTAGCACTCTCGGGAGCGGGGCCCCGGCGGCCGCCGCTCGGCGCTGCCCGCGGCTCCGCGGCCGGCGGGGtcgctgcggcggcggcggcgggggctgcgcAGGCGGATCTGGGTCTCGATGTGCTCGCTCTCCCGGCCCAGCGgcagccgcggccccgcgcggGTGCTGAAGTGGCCGCAGAGCCGCGCGTGGAACTGGCGGAAGGTGAGCTCGGCCGAGAGCCCGTCCCACAGCTCCGCGCACTCCTCGGGCTCCgccgcctcctccagccccagcacctggcacagcGTGCGGAAGTCCTCGCCGGGGATGCGGCCCGAACCGGCGCAGTCCAAGCGGTGGAAGATCTCCTGCAGGTACTGGTCCAGGCCGGTGGCCAGCACGACGATCTCGTTCTCCACGCCGCGGTCCAGCCCGTAGTGGTAGGCGAGGGCGCTGACCAGCCACTGCGTGCGCCGGGCCGGCCGCCCGTAGGGGTCCCAGCCCTCAGGCGGCTCCAtcgcgcccgcccggcccgcggcgctgcccgaGCATCCTGAGCTCCCGCCCGGCCGAGCGCTcggccccggcccgcggcggggcgggacgggcggggcggggccgccacCGCTCCAGCGCCGCTCGCCGAGCGCCCGGCTCGCCCCGCAGCGGAGCCGCGTCCGCCTTTGTCCGGCACCAAAGGGGATTCCGGCAAAGCGGCTGGGTGCCATCGTGCTCCGTTTGGCTGCCAAGCCTGCGCCCCAAGTGTCTTTCTCATTTCTTAACtcatttctcccttctgctttctctttagcCCAAGCAACACAATGGCATCGCACAATCCACTTTGACAAGGAAGGCTTGTGAACGAGTGAGTGCTTCCACTAAACTAAAACCCCAATGTGCGTGAAAGCCCACCTTCTGTTCGCTCAGACCTGCTCCCCTCTGTAGATGAGGTGACTTTATGGTGTTGCTGGCTGGGTCTAAAGAGGTCTGGGACAGAGGTGAGTAGGCGTTAAACTCGTTCAAacgagctgcccagagcagcgaCTTTAGTCTCTCTTTGGCTGGGGAGTAGGACCGGCGTTGTTGaacgcaggcagcagcaccagcagggctccTCCACCAGCAGGGACATGCCAGGAGTCAGGAGGGGACCGTGGCACCAGCCGTGCCCAAAGGCTCAACAGGGTGCCAAAGTCAGGTGCTGCTAACAGGCTGCATTAAGAGCCCAGGCAAGGCGTGGTGAACAGCAACCAGTTTGGGAGCCATCCAAGGAGTCCTGTCAAGAGCAAATCATTCTAATATTCTCTCTAGGACAAAAAAGGAGCAACCCAGTCTGGCTGATAGGTGAGGAAAGAGAATTCAACTTCATTTAAAGCGCTGCTCAATTCAGGGTTGGTTTTCTTTGAGTGAACTGATGCTAAGAAATATTTGCTCGCGTCTGATGGGGTTTCTCTGCAAACAGGCTTGGATGAGAAATTTCTGACCacatttgcttttgctctttaaGATAAGAACCTGAGTAGCTTGGTTGAGGAATGGAGAATTGTTTGTAGCTCAGGAGGAGCCTTACATTTTAGCACAGGAGGAAGATAAGGCAAAGGTTGAAAAGCTTTCCCCTCCTGGACTGACACACTTCCAGAGGAGTCTGTGAGGAAAAGTCCCCTcagccactgccagggctgtctgcctcctctgcaggctCAATATTCTGGGAGTTCAACAAGTCTCAGCTGCCActgtattttcctctgaatATTTCTTGCTGTGCAGGACACAGGGGGAATATTTTGTGCTAGATTCTCCTCTGGGCTTTGAGGTAAATCTCAGTAATTCTGCTGATTGTTATGTCCAGATGAACATTTTATGGATAGCAATGAAAAGGGAAGTAGTAGTACCATGGAAAATTAATCGCTCAAAAGGtgagtgtcatggtttgagcttgGCGCAATGCTAGTGCttctatgagaatactttttttcttggtatctaTTGTGAGATgcgatcagagacagagcagagcaggctctaacttaagattgaaagaaaaaaaaattaacttaaaactacaaggaaaaacacacagaacacaggatgaaaactttctaaatttcctcctcctcccccctctAAATTTCTAATTCTGTTACTACTCTTTAGATTAATTCGCTCTCAGTCTATCACCGCCTTTTAGATAATTaattctcaattcttcgagAAGAGAGGAATCTTTCCCTCACTACAGACTTCTCCAGGAAAGAGTCAAAATTTCTCGTGcttctgtgtcacgtgtggcaccgcccgaaaaacatttgccatcgtgaccttTCTATGTcctgtgctctcaccactgcacatggactagagctgcttctagggtttttttctttaaggacGTTTTGTCcagttttaaaaagagcacagtctctctctttttgggacacttgtccccccccagatttcactCCTTGGGgttgaggggtctcttgaacagagatcatcttcttcttcttcttcgaagatgGAGGGCACTACTACTACTCTCCTCACTTGTCGTCTCTGTTTACACACTttcaccgcactctcctggctctgagctatTGCTTTTctctagaatgcagtctctgtgtcacaggaactcaagggttctgccatggctattcaagaaaagtccagccaaaggctaCTCTATCACCTCTTCttacctaggattcttctcaacttctctcaatgtcTTTCACTTGTTCATTTTCTTGCTATTCTACTCTATCTCTTCAACTTCAggaagaatcagcatttgcaaggtttctatcatctcaagaagggttaaaagtctcaggctctgctggtctggttcatgaactcccacggctggctgccctgctgggcaccccccttcttctctttcacggcagccagccgcgctatcacaggcacaggctgctctctctctctctccctctgggggggaaatgggggatggctgcccgaagcctcgcCGTGCTCTCTTCTACTCTTCGGCCCAGGcttggcctacctccctccggccacatggctcccctcccccaccacccagctcggagcagagcaggggaaggtctgctctcttctAAGACTGGAACTCAAAGAGAGTTTCctctgggagttcacagcttttaactgcctgtgttctcagaggcgcATCCATGCTCTCAGTGGACAAActaggtgccaatattaaaatctgaacaccgacTGGCATGACTACACCATCCcacaaaaacttcatttcctctcaaaccacgacagtgAACAGCCCAACTGcactaaaaatgaaatctaaactgaagaattttttatttattttccagtgaCAGGTAAGGTAAAGCATGCAGTGTAAATAAAGTCTTTAAGAGATGCAACCAGCTCCCAATTGTATGAAAATCAAAGTGgtaaaggatgagaaagggcATGGGAAGAATCTTCAGTCCTTCCTGTTGAAGGTCCAAGGGAATGAAAAGTGATTCTGGCTGTTGCCCATAGGTAACAGGGGCTATTTGTAGAGGAGAGCAGGTGCCCCAAGCTATTGGTGGCCCAAGCCCTGCGTGGCTGGCCCAGTTGCAGTCCTAGCTGGACCAGGGTGCTGAGCtcgggaggggaggaggtggggggatCTCGGGAGGCTTCTGCttcagggccgggctggggggccgTGGGGGAGGCACGgagggctggtgctctgctttcttgggcagctgctgctgccgaggCCACGTGTGAGAGCTGGCAAACCCGACggtctctgggctctctgggggagagggagaggcacgCCTTCTCGgccaggatgctggagcagcggcagcacgactgtggagagaggaggtggctgaggcccactgccagtggcaacacaaggaccctcctgcacagcagggcccagggctggcaaggctccccagcatggctggagctactggcacagcctggcccagctgcacagctgcccctcacggccccggcgagcaggggatggctctgggcagggtccctggccaggagcaggccccagagcgcctctgcctttcaaaagtaatctc from Haemorhous mexicanus isolate bHaeMex1 chromosome 11, bHaeMex1.pri, whole genome shotgun sequence includes:
- the LOC132332114 gene encoding EF-hand and coiled-coil domain-containing protein 1-like; translated protein: MEPPEGWDPYGRPARRTQWLVSALAYHYGLDRGVENEIVVLATGLDQYLQEIFHRLDCAGSGRIPGEDFRTLCQVLGLEEAAEPEECAELWDGLSAELTFRQFHARLCGHFSTRAGPRLPLGRESEHIETQIRLRSPRRRRRSDPAGRGAAGSAERRPPGPRSRECYEEIVALEQAEDRMAKLEEENGSLRELVEDMRAALQSSDARCLALQVGLWKSHASHREGGSCFIGRKRPLTQKHSQTKCLQSVLEEMELMRSSRDGQIEEAIRFSQELEKELKSSQEALVSLEDCNRNLKREQAETRRKVEEARHAVLNSLGKVKELEVRAKEVPHLQIHIQQLESQLQHYR